The following proteins are co-located in the Primulina tabacum isolate GXHZ01 chromosome 11, ASM2559414v2, whole genome shotgun sequence genome:
- the LOC142519913 gene encoding phytochrome-interacting ankyrin-repeat protein 1-like, with protein sequence MLEYQYSIRRSRKLLSRSDSDTDDRGWTLLHVFAKKGDLKEVKRLLNEGMDANVAAWGPKSLGVTPLHLAAKGGHLKVMDKLLERGADIDARTKGACGWTPLHHAAKEKKKKAIKFLIENGAFLPDDINDTRFNPPLHYCPGLEWAYEEMRRLHVDNSSSGETSCGSEN encoded by the exons ATGTTGGAGTACCAATATTCGATTAGAAGGAGCAGGAAGCTGTTGAGTAGGTCGGATAGCGACACAGATGATCGAGGTTGGACTCTACTTCATGTCTTTGCCAAGAAAGGTGACCTTAAAGAG GTTAAACGGCTTCTTAATGAAGGAATGGATGCAAATGTGGCTGCTTGGGGCCCAAAGTCGCTTGGTGTAACCCCTCTCCATCTAGCTGCTAAAGGTGGCCATCTCAAAGTTATGGATAAATTGCTAGAGCGTGGTGCTGACATTGACGCACGGACCAAGGGTGCATGTGGAT GGACCCCACTTCACCATGCGGCTaaagagaaaaagaagaaagCAATCAAATTCCTCATTGAAAATGGGGCATTTTTACCGGACGACATCAACGATACCAGGTTCAATCCACCTCTCCATTATTGCCCTGGTCTTGAATGGGCTTATGAAGAGATGAGGCGTCTACATGTGGACAACTCTTCGTCTGGTGAGACATCTTGCGGCTCAGAAAACTGA